One window of Dethiosulfovibrio russensis genomic DNA carries:
- the serC gene encoding 3-phosphoserine/phosphohydroxythreonine transaminase yields the protein MTRKLNFYAGPSVLPLEVFEEIQKNMVEYGDSGLSLIETSHRSTTYDEVHMGAISLIRELFEVPENYKVLLLGGGATLQFGMIPMNFLPKDGHCDFVVSGSWSKKAYDDAKKIGSVNVLFDGKSEGYVSLPDAGDIKPSDGSSYVYITSNETIGGVQWKDWPDTGDVPLFCDMSSDIMSHPVPVEKFGLIYAGAQKNLGPAGVTIVIVRDDILERCADGLPAYLDYRTHANKDSLYNTPPVFPIWAMKLVLERMKRMGGIEAMAKHNRDKASLVYDVIDGSDGFYRCPVDERYRSEMNVVFRLPSEDLEKAFVAEATSKGMMGLKGHRSVGGCRASLYNSMTVEGAGELAEFMKAFMKEKR from the coding sequence ATGACCAGAAAACTGAACTTCTACGCCGGACCGTCGGTACTTCCTCTGGAGGTGTTCGAGGAGATACAGAAGAACATGGTGGAGTACGGCGACTCGGGCCTCTCTCTCATAGAGACCAGCCACAGAAGCACCACCTACGACGAGGTCCACATGGGAGCCATCTCGCTTATAAGGGAGCTTTTCGAAGTTCCGGAGAACTACAAGGTTCTTCTTCTGGGAGGCGGGGCTACACTTCAGTTCGGGATGATACCGATGAACTTCCTTCCTAAAGATGGCCATTGCGATTTCGTCGTATCCGGTTCATGGTCGAAAAAGGCCTACGACGACGCCAAGAAGATCGGTTCGGTAAACGTCCTCTTTGACGGCAAATCCGAGGGATATGTCTCTTTGCCCGATGCCGGAGATATCAAGCCGTCGGACGGATCGTCCTATGTCTACATCACCTCCAACGAGACGATAGGAGGGGTCCAGTGGAAGGATTGGCCCGATACGGGAGACGTTCCCCTGTTTTGCGATATGTCCAGCGATATAATGAGCCATCCCGTTCCGGTGGAGAAGTTCGGTCTGATATACGCCGGAGCCCAGAAGAACCTCGGCCCCGCCGGGGTCACTATCGTGATTGTACGGGATGACATATTGGAGCGTTGCGCCGACGGGCTTCCAGCCTACTTGGATTACAGGACCCACGCCAACAAGGACTCCCTTTACAACACCCCGCCGGTCTTTCCCATCTGGGCTATGAAGCTGGTCTTGGAGAGAATGAAACGAATGGGCGGCATAGAGGCCATGGCCAAACACAATCGTGACAAGGCTTCCCTCGTCTACGACGTAATAGACGGCAGCGACGGCTTTTACCGTTGCCCTGTGGACGAGAGATACCGTTCCGAGATGAACGTAGTGTTCCGTCTTCCCTCGGAGGACCTGGAGAAGGCTTTCGTCGCCGAGGCCACGTCGAAGGGCATGATGGGGCTCAAGGGACACAGAAGCGTCGGAGGCTGCAGGGCCTCGCTTTATAACTCCATGACCGTCGAGGGCGCCGGGGAACTGGCCGAGTTCATGAAGGCCTTCATGAAGGAGAAGAGGTAA
- a CDS encoding hydroxyacid dehydrogenase, with protein MLILISDAFDPSLPDRLSRFGEVTDDTGRLPEADVVLVRSKTKCTRDYIEKASNLKLIIRGGVGTDNIDKEFAASKGISVRNTPKASSVAVAELAFAMMLAVPNRLVEAHNSMVSGAWEKKKLKRTELYGKKLTLFGLGNIAAEVGKRALAFGMKVSAYDPFVNFERASDLGVTLVSDVKEAVSKGDYISLHLPLTDDTRGLINSDVIEAMKDGAILVNTGRGLCVDAAAVAAALESGKLGAYCTDVWPSDPPAEDYPLLKAPRVLMAPHIGASTSENLLRIGDEVESIIQENLEKGVL; from the coding sequence ATGTTGATACTTATTTCCGACGCGTTCGATCCATCCCTTCCCGATCGTCTGTCTCGTTTTGGCGAGGTCACCGACGATACAGGCAGGCTTCCCGAGGCAGATGTCGTCTTGGTTAGGAGCAAGACCAAATGTACCAGGGACTATATCGAGAAGGCCTCCAACCTAAAGCTGATAATAAGGGGTGGGGTCGGCACCGACAACATAGACAAGGAGTTCGCCGCCTCCAAAGGCATCTCGGTGAGAAACACTCCCAAGGCATCGTCCGTCGCTGTGGCGGAACTGGCCTTCGCCATGATGCTGGCGGTTCCCAACCGTCTCGTCGAGGCCCATAACTCCATGGTTTCCGGTGCATGGGAGAAGAAGAAGCTGAAGAGGACCGAGCTTTACGGCAAAAAACTCACCCTTTTCGGTCTGGGAAACATAGCTGCTGAGGTAGGCAAGAGAGCCTTGGCCTTCGGAATGAAGGTCTCCGCCTACGATCCGTTCGTGAATTTTGAGAGAGCGTCCGATCTGGGAGTAACTCTTGTCTCGGATGTCAAGGAGGCGGTTTCGAAAGGGGACTACATATCCCTCCATCTGCCTTTGACCGACGATACCAGAGGTTTGATAAACTCGGATGTCATCGAAGCCATGAAGGACGGTGCGATTTTGGTGAACACCGGACGGGGCCTGTGCGTGGACGCTGCCGCCGTCGCTGCCGCCCTTGAGAGCGGCAAGCTGGGAGCCTACTGCACCGACGTGTGGCCCAGCGATCCTCCCGCCGAGGACTATCCCTTATTGAAGGCGCCCAGGGTTCTCATGGCCCCCCACATAGGAGCCAGCACCTCGGAAAACCTCCTTCGCATCGGCGATGAGGTTGAGAGCATAATCCAGGAGAACCTGGAGAAAGGAGTCCTGTAA
- a CDS encoding putative bifunctional diguanylate cyclase/phosphodiesterase translates to MASIMVVDDNVSVRESLALCLEDFGHVVVKHSSGEDALEALETDVPDLILLDIMMPGISGLEVLGRVVPRFPDLPVIMVSGDGDVADVVKAIRLGTWDYLMKPVTDVEMLRHAVDQALAKASLKRENREYRLRLEKLVNSQNDELRSISDSLRLERQMDGLTGLPNRVLFLDRLDMAVSMTRHNGTMLGLFLCDLDDFSYINGSLGHSAGNEVLVAVGNRLKAFENDGGTVARIGSDEFALIFPGIVDRSAVFKTAEDLGKILSEPISMGGQRVDLSMSCGVVIFPDDGDDDDDLLTNAGVALQAAKISGKGSFRLFSQSLSQEAQSYFHVGAHIREAIDLDEFEVYYQPTVNARTGDINGMEALLRWRSSRLGRFVMPDEFIPVAEQLGIIIPLGEWVLRRACSQSLNWLELFPKLRLSVNLSARQFSDPALVSKVEQILQETGFPCGSLDMELTENVFVKSEDRAVEVMNNLVRRGIGISIDDFGTGYSSMAYLKSFPVRRLKIDRSFVSGIPDDKGDLAIAEAVVTLAHSLGKEVVAEGVETAEQMRILGAIGCDVLQGYLFSPPIPHDRFDILLSGGPIRS, encoded by the coding sequence ATGGCGTCGATCATGGTAGTGGACGATAATGTCTCCGTGAGGGAGAGTCTGGCTCTGTGCCTAGAGGATTTCGGCCACGTAGTGGTGAAACACTCCTCCGGAGAGGATGCCCTAGAAGCCTTGGAGACCGATGTTCCCGATCTCATCTTGCTCGACATAATGATGCCGGGGATCTCCGGACTGGAAGTCTTGGGGCGAGTGGTTCCCCGTTTTCCCGATCTCCCGGTGATAATGGTCTCAGGTGACGGAGACGTGGCCGACGTGGTGAAGGCTATCCGACTGGGAACATGGGACTATCTGATGAAGCCTGTAACGGACGTGGAGATGCTCCGTCACGCTGTGGATCAGGCCTTGGCCAAGGCCTCTCTGAAAAGGGAGAATCGCGAGTATCGCCTGAGGCTGGAGAAACTGGTCAACTCGCAAAACGACGAATTGCGCAGCATCTCCGATTCCCTTCGTCTTGAAAGACAGATGGACGGTCTGACCGGCCTGCCCAACAGGGTGCTTTTTCTGGATAGGCTCGATATGGCCGTGTCGATGACCCGTCATAACGGTACCATGCTGGGGCTATTTCTGTGCGATCTCGACGATTTCAGCTATATAAACGGTTCCTTGGGGCACTCCGCCGGAAACGAGGTCCTCGTTGCCGTTGGGAACAGACTGAAGGCCTTCGAAAACGATGGAGGAACCGTCGCCAGAATAGGGAGCGATGAGTTTGCCTTGATCTTTCCCGGTATAGTGGATCGTTCGGCGGTTTTCAAGACGGCGGAGGATCTGGGTAAGATTCTCTCCGAGCCGATTTCTATGGGAGGGCAGAGGGTCGATCTCTCCATGAGCTGCGGGGTCGTGATATTCCCGGACGACGGAGACGATGATGACGATCTCCTCACCAACGCAGGCGTCGCCCTTCAGGCCGCCAAGATCTCCGGCAAGGGGTCGTTCCGTCTTTTCTCCCAGTCTCTATCCCAGGAGGCTCAGAGCTATTTCCATGTAGGGGCTCACATCAGAGAGGCCATCGATCTGGACGAGTTCGAGGTCTATTATCAGCCTACCGTGAACGCCAGGACAGGGGATATCAACGGAATGGAGGCCCTTCTTCGTTGGCGATCCAGTCGACTTGGAAGGTTCGTCATGCCAGACGAGTTTATCCCTGTGGCGGAGCAGCTGGGGATAATCATTCCCCTTGGAGAGTGGGTTTTACGAAGAGCCTGTTCTCAGTCCTTGAATTGGCTGGAGCTATTTCCAAAACTGCGCCTGTCGGTCAACCTGTCTGCTCGCCAATTCAGTGACCCCGCACTTGTCAGCAAGGTGGAGCAGATCCTTCAGGAGACCGGTTTCCCCTGTGGCTCGTTGGATATGGAGCTTACAGAAAACGTGTTCGTCAAGTCAGAGGATCGGGCGGTGGAGGTCATGAATAATCTGGTCAGAAGGGGGATCGGCATATCCATAGACGACTTCGGTACAGGCTATTCCTCTATGGCCTACCTGAAGAGTTTTCCCGTCCGCCGTCTGAAGATCGACAGGTCTTTCGTCTCCGGTATCCCCGATGACAAGGGAGATCTGGCTATAGCCGAGGCTGTGGTTACCCTGGCCCACTCTCTGGGCAAGGAGGTGGTAGCCGAGGGGGTCGAGACGGCAGAGCAGATGAGGATCCTCGGGGCTATCGGATGCGATGTTTTACAGGGATATCTTTTCAGCCCTCCGATTCCCCATGATCGATTCGATATCCTGCTTTCGGGCGGGCCTATTAGATCGTAA
- a CDS encoding response regulator, whose product MTRVMVVDDDLSVCATLVAFLEDCGYDVFSFNSGEGAYEWIRSNRVDVAVVDLRLPAMSGDLLILHMRELYPDLPCVIYTGSPDFDPGSRYVELEDVPVFRKPLVDLTVLLDEIEALSQEVSNHGVDHGSGR is encoded by the coding sequence TTGACTCGTGTTATGGTGGTGGACGACGATCTGAGCGTTTGCGCTACTTTAGTGGCTTTCTTGGAGGATTGCGGTTATGATGTTTTCTCCTTCAACTCCGGGGAAGGTGCGTACGAATGGATTAGATCTAACCGGGTGGACGTGGCCGTAGTCGACCTTCGGCTTCCAGCCATGTCGGGGGATCTGCTGATTCTTCACATGAGGGAGCTTTACCCGGATCTTCCCTGCGTGATTTACACCGGTTCTCCCGATTTCGACCCTGGCTCCCGATACGTTGAGCTGGAGGATGTCCCTGTGTTCAGGAAACCTCTAGTAGATCTGACCGTACTGTTGGACGAGATAGAGGCTCTTTCCCAGGAGGTGTCAAATCATGGCGTCGATCATGGTAGTGGACGATAA
- a CDS encoding two-component system sensor histidine kinase NtrB, with protein sequence MSERFDGRGGNGREDADLRLKIVGLGGVSGRKSYYPELQRKVRELEREIEERRLAEDELRRLRSYLENVIDSMPSVLVAVDPDFNVTQWNRGAEVLTGVEEPNALGRSLVSVFPELEAQLDRIRQALSDREPRFMKKVPSSSEGEGRFEDITVYPLIANGLQGAVIRIDDVTEQVRLEEMMIQSEKMLSVGGLAAGMAHEINNPLAGILQSAAVLRNRLLSSMPANEKAAAESGIHMEGLRRYLDSRKIPSMLDAIQESSERAAGIVKEMLSFARKGKDHLPCDLPSLMDRTLELAKNDYDLKKKFDFRGIEIFKDYDDDLPEVKCEPGQIQQVLLNLMKNASQAMWEAHVERPELYLSVLDRGDYVRLVVQDNGPGVSDEVARRIFEPFFTTKKVGEGTGLGLSVSYFIVVENHDGAMALERPDGGGCRFMVDLPAGGDERV encoded by the coding sequence ATGTCAGAGCGCTTTGATGGTCGAGGAGGAAACGGACGGGAGGACGCAGACCTTCGGTTGAAGATCGTGGGTTTGGGAGGCGTGTCCGGCAGAAAGAGCTATTATCCCGAGCTGCAGAGAAAGGTCCGAGAGCTGGAGAGGGAGATAGAGGAGCGTCGTCTCGCGGAGGACGAGCTGAGGCGACTTCGATCTTATCTGGAGAACGTCATAGACTCTATGCCCTCGGTCTTGGTGGCGGTCGACCCCGACTTTAACGTAACCCAATGGAACAGAGGGGCGGAGGTGTTGACCGGCGTGGAGGAACCGAACGCTTTAGGCCGATCTCTGGTGTCGGTCTTTCCCGAGTTGGAGGCTCAACTGGACAGGATAAGGCAGGCCCTGTCGGACAGGGAGCCCCGATTTATGAAGAAGGTCCCGTCCTCATCCGAGGGGGAAGGACGCTTCGAGGATATAACGGTCTATCCCCTGATAGCCAACGGTCTACAGGGGGCGGTCATTCGAATCGACGACGTCACGGAGCAGGTTCGTCTGGAGGAGATGATGATACAATCGGAGAAGATGCTCTCGGTCGGGGGGCTGGCGGCCGGAATGGCACACGAGATAAACAACCCTCTGGCCGGGATACTTCAGAGCGCTGCCGTCCTAAGAAATAGGTTGCTATCCTCCATGCCGGCGAACGAAAAAGCCGCTGCCGAATCGGGCATCCACATGGAGGGATTGCGGCGGTATCTGGACTCCAGGAAGATACCGAGTATGCTGGATGCCATACAGGAATCCAGCGAAAGGGCCGCAGGAATAGTCAAGGAGATGCTCAGTTTCGCCAGAAAGGGGAAGGACCATCTTCCCTGCGATCTTCCGTCTCTGATGGATCGAACCCTGGAATTGGCTAAAAACGACTATGACCTGAAGAAAAAGTTCGATTTCAGGGGGATCGAGATCTTTAAAGATTACGACGACGATCTTCCCGAGGTCAAATGCGAGCCGGGGCAGATTCAACAGGTTTTGCTGAACCTGATGAAAAACGCCTCTCAGGCTATGTGGGAGGCTCATGTGGAGAGGCCGGAACTCTATCTCTCTGTCCTCGACAGAGGGGACTACGTAAGGCTCGTGGTTCAGGACAACGGACCGGGCGTGTCCGACGAGGTTGCCAGAAGGATATTCGAGCCCTTTTTCACCACCAAAAAAGTCGGAGAGGGAACCGGCCTGGGTCTATCGGTGTCGTACTTCATCGTGGTTGAAAACCACGATGGAGCGATGGCTCTGGAGAGGCCCGACGGTGGAGGGTGCAGGTTTATGGTGGATCTTCCTGCAGGAGGGGATGAGCGGGTTTGA
- the ercA gene encoding alcohol dehydrogenase-like regulatory protein ErcA has protein sequence MERYDELRRFVMPEVVFGPGAVDLVGSCAANLGLNRVLLVTDPGVLSTDWVRRAWESLDREGVEWRIFSGITSNPRSAQIMKGVDSYIEGECDGLVAVGGGSPMDSAKGIGIVVSNGGHILDFKGIDKVAVPMPPLICIPTTGGSSADVSQFAIVNDENRGVKVAIISKAIIPDMALVDYHTLSTMDRYLTACTALDALTHAFEAYVSTGSSAISDLYALSAVELISQSLFKALEDDSDRREIMMASLEAGLAFSNASLGAVHAMAHALGGYLDLPHGECNALLLSTVVDRNFHGAPSRYRELARRISIPVDGLSDDEVRVRLVKAINDLRESSGISGGLRARGVTEDQIPLLASNAFDDPCMVTNPVRLEREDLEDLYVRAL, from the coding sequence ATGGAACGTTACGACGAGCTCAGAAGGTTCGTTATGCCAGAGGTGGTCTTCGGCCCGGGAGCGGTGGATTTGGTCGGATCCTGTGCCGCCAACCTCGGTTTGAACAGGGTCCTGTTGGTGACCGATCCGGGGGTACTGTCCACCGATTGGGTTCGAAGGGCCTGGGAATCTCTAGATAGGGAGGGAGTCGAGTGGCGGATTTTCTCCGGCATAACCTCCAATCCGAGATCGGCCCAGATCATGAAAGGCGTTGACTCGTACATCGAAGGGGAGTGCGACGGCCTGGTAGCGGTCGGCGGTGGAAGTCCCATGGACAGCGCAAAGGGTATCGGGATAGTGGTGTCCAACGGCGGGCATATCCTCGATTTTAAGGGAATAGACAAGGTGGCCGTGCCCATGCCTCCTCTGATCTGTATCCCCACCACCGGAGGCAGTTCCGCCGATGTCTCTCAGTTCGCCATAGTAAACGACGAGAACAGAGGGGTAAAGGTAGCGATAATAAGCAAGGCCATCATTCCCGACATGGCTCTGGTGGACTATCACACTCTTTCAACCATGGACCGTTATCTCACTGCCTGCACCGCTTTGGACGCGTTGACTCATGCTTTCGAGGCTTATGTGTCGACCGGCAGTTCGGCTATATCCGATCTCTACGCTCTTTCCGCCGTCGAACTAATATCGCAGAGTCTGTTCAAGGCACTGGAGGACGACTCGGACCGACGGGAGATAATGATGGCCAGTCTGGAGGCAGGTCTGGCCTTCTCCAACGCCAGCTTGGGAGCGGTTCACGCCATGGCTCACGCATTGGGCGGTTATCTGGACCTTCCCCACGGGGAGTGCAACGCCTTGTTGCTGTCCACCGTGGTGGACCGTAATTTCCACGGCGCTCCCTCCAGGTATAGAGAGTTGGCCCGGAGGATATCGATTCCGGTGGACGGCCTCTCCGACGACGAGGTTCGGGTTAGATTGGTAAAGGCCATTAACGATCTTAGGGAGTCCTCCGGGATATCCGGCGGTCTAAGGGCCAGAGGCGTGACGGAGGATCAGATTCCCCTGTTGGCCTCGAATGCCTTCGACGACCCCTGTATGGTGACCAACCCGGTCAGGCTAGAGAGAGAGGATCTGGAGGATCTGTATGTCAGAGCGCTTTGA
- a CDS encoding DUF5320 family protein — MPGRDATGPLGGGPGTGRGLGGCVSGVAGRGAGFGRGRGFGRGFGRCFGFIDPGVVGTQESEMSRRIALLEEKIDRLIGEKSED; from the coding sequence ATGCCTGGTAGAGATGCCACTGGTCCTCTCGGAGGAGGTCCCGGAACCGGAAGGGGTCTGGGAGGCTGTGTCTCCGGAGTCGCAGGTCGGGGTGCAGGTTTTGGCCGAGGCCGCGGTTTTGGGAGGGGCTTCGGGCGTTGTTTCGGTTTTATCGATCCCGGAGTCGTCGGGACCCAGGAGAGCGAGATGTCTCGCAGGATCGCTCTTTTGGAGGAGAAGATAGACAGGCTGATCGGGGAAAAAAGCGAAGATTAA
- a CDS encoding proton-conducting transporter transmembrane domain-containing protein gives MSFSVDPLSSVMIVLALFMTGCSYAYGNWKTPAQRWAPWCFCLFACLSAIASDWLVFVFFMELSSFALAAMIGKKDRPAAWIYLYSQLIGGALLLLAVAIGSAGGPILPMGPVPSGQFPLFVLALGFKAALPILHFWLPIAHGRASAEVSAVLSGYAVKMGIYGLLRAADGPSVSLLCIGAVMALYGVFQALMQHDGKRLLAYHTMSQLGFIVAAIGSGTALGRAAAMAHLVSHCLFKGLLFLTAGGLEDSYGTRDLRYLGTVAREVPLLFALFLVGATSIAGFPGTSGYVSKFLIKLSLGDYPAVMWSLQIAGVGTVLSFCKFGIYGYLRTARPGVSRALLVGKPSSRKFKVMVVMAVATLGVGFFHRWLPFFPADGPSLWKLGKALSASYPIVVGSVIFASFPRVFSPGDGHFPDVEDFLPRLGCLCLEPLSLMRELHCGRLRAYLAVAILSGLSILWFLSS, from the coding sequence ATGTCGTTTAGTGTCGATCCCCTTTCGTCCGTAATGATAGTCCTGGCTTTGTTCATGACCGGCTGTTCCTATGCCTACGGTAACTGGAAGACCCCAGCTCAGAGGTGGGCTCCTTGGTGTTTCTGTCTCTTTGCCTGCCTCTCAGCGATAGCCTCCGATTGGTTGGTCTTTGTCTTTTTCATGGAGCTTTCGTCATTTGCCCTGGCCGCCATGATCGGGAAGAAGGACAGACCGGCCGCCTGGATATATCTATATTCACAGCTTATTGGCGGGGCTCTGTTGTTGCTGGCTGTGGCAATAGGTTCGGCAGGAGGGCCGATACTTCCGATGGGACCGGTCCCCAGCGGCCAGTTTCCTCTGTTCGTGTTGGCGCTCGGTTTCAAGGCCGCCCTCCCGATACTTCATTTTTGGCTTCCGATCGCCCACGGTAGGGCCTCCGCCGAGGTCAGCGCCGTCCTTTCCGGCTACGCGGTCAAGATGGGGATCTACGGACTTCTCCGAGCTGCAGATGGGCCCTCGGTTTCTCTTTTATGCATCGGTGCCGTCATGGCCCTCTATGGGGTCTTTCAGGCCCTCATGCAGCACGACGGGAAGAGGCTTTTGGCCTATCACACCATGAGTCAGTTGGGTTTTATAGTGGCCGCCATCGGCAGCGGGACGGCTCTGGGGCGAGCGGCCGCCATGGCCCATCTGGTGTCCCATTGCCTTTTCAAGGGGTTGCTCTTTCTCACTGCCGGAGGACTGGAGGACTCCTACGGGACCAGAGATCTCCGTTACCTCGGGACGGTTGCGAGGGAGGTTCCGCTTCTATTCGCTCTGTTCCTGGTGGGGGCTACTTCCATAGCCGGATTTCCCGGGACCAGCGGATATGTGTCTAAATTCCTGATAAAGCTTTCCTTGGGCGACTATCCAGCGGTAATGTGGTCTCTCCAGATAGCCGGAGTCGGCACCGTCCTGTCTTTCTGTAAGTTCGGCATATACGGTTACCTTCGTACCGCCCGTCCCGGGGTGTCTCGGGCTCTTTTGGTGGGGAAACCGAGTTCGAGAAAATTCAAGGTCATGGTTGTGATGGCGGTCGCCACTTTGGGAGTAGGCTTCTTCCATCGTTGGCTCCCGTTTTTTCCGGCAGATGGTCCTTCGTTATGGAAGTTGGGAAAGGCCCTGTCGGCGTCCTATCCGATAGTCGTAGGTTCTGTCATCTTCGCCTCTTTCCCCAGGGTGTTTTCCCCTGGAGACGGACATTTTCCCGACGTAGAGGACTTTCTTCCCCGTTTAGGCTGTCTGTGTTTAGAGCCTCTTTCTCTTATGAGAGAGCTCCATTGCGGAAGGTTGAGAGCTTATCTGGCCGTCGCTATTCTCTCCGGTCTGTCGATCCTTTGGTTTTTGTCCTCTTAG